One stretch of Falsibacillus pallidus DNA includes these proteins:
- a CDS encoding Cof-type HAD-IIB family hydrolase codes for MLYKMIVLDLDDTLLRDDQTISKRTKDALLQAQEAGVKVVLASGRPTEGMVWVAEELKLADYGSFILSFNGSKIINWKTKEEIYSRALSPETAHHLYDLSQREGVGILTYADGAIIVEEENEFASVESRLTGLPVKVVPSFKDAVREPVVKALMLEEGERLAEVEKKLQAELDGDLSVMRSKPFFLEFTELGVTKGASLDFLISRLDIKREEMIAVGDSYNDQTMIEFAGLGVAMGNAPGDIKNIADYVAASNMEDGVAEVVEKFVLEKLARV; via the coding sequence ATGTTATATAAAATGATTGTGCTGGATTTGGATGATACATTGCTGCGGGATGACCAGACGATTTCTAAGAGGACGAAGGATGCGCTCCTCCAAGCGCAGGAAGCAGGGGTGAAAGTTGTCCTCGCATCCGGAAGGCCGACGGAAGGTATGGTCTGGGTAGCGGAAGAGTTGAAGCTTGCCGATTATGGTAGTTTCATATTGTCTTTTAATGGTTCAAAGATCATCAATTGGAAGACAAAAGAAGAGATATACAGCAGGGCGCTGTCCCCGGAAACAGCCCACCATCTATATGATTTGAGCCAGCGGGAAGGCGTAGGGATCCTTACTTATGCAGACGGCGCTATTATAGTAGAAGAAGAAAATGAATTTGCATCTGTTGAAAGTAGATTAACAGGATTGCCGGTAAAAGTAGTGCCTAGCTTTAAAGATGCAGTGCGTGAACCGGTCGTGAAAGCATTGATGCTGGAGGAAGGGGAACGCTTGGCAGAGGTAGAGAAGAAACTGCAGGCGGAACTTGACGGGGACCTGAGTGTGATGCGCTCGAAGCCATTTTTTCTGGAGTTCACTGAGCTCGGTGTGACCAAGGGAGCGAGCCTTGATTTTTTGATCAGTCGATTGGACATCAAGCGGGAAGAGATGATCGCGGTCGGCGACAGCTATAACGACCAGACGATGATTGAGTTTGCAGGACTTGGCGTCGCGATGGGAAATGCCCCGGGTGACATTAAGAATATAGCCGATTACGTTGCAGCTTCCAACATGGAAGACGGGGTCGCGGAAGTTGTGGAGAAGTTTGTATTGGAGAAATTAGCACGGGTGTAA
- a CDS encoding STAS domain-containing protein: MTFNVVDNSRERDEVIIVISGELDIFTIGEVMNKIDELTVRTCILDFSGVTFIDSSGIGFVLRKIMDWQEEGRSLTFINLQPAVHEVMEEMGAFLILEEVLK; this comes from the coding sequence ATGACGTTTAATGTAGTGGATAACAGCAGGGAAAGAGACGAGGTCATCATCGTCATTTCAGGCGAACTTGATATTTTTACAATCGGGGAAGTCATGAATAAAATCGATGAACTCACCGTTCGGACATGCATCTTGGATTTTTCAGGAGTCACTTTTATCGACTCTTCCGGGATCGGCTTTGTTCTAAGAAAAATCATGGATTGGCAGGAAGAAGGAAGATCTCTTACTTTTATAAACTTACAGCCTGCTGTCCACGAAGTCATGGAAGAAATGGGAGCATTTTTAATATTAGAGGAAGTGTTGAAATAA
- a CDS encoding DUF5317 domain-containing protein: MIYFVIIAFIVTLFLKRNPFSFIRNISFEWPLLIVLSFAIQIFLSFYSSATRDKLEWIFILTFIGVIIGLWKNRHYSGVKWILAGAVLNLAALVLHGGVMPVDAHALQMTGQENAVFETDARHTLMENSLFWIVGDWIPVIRYVMSPGDIFVGIGIFLMIVCNSGPGVKYGEAA; encoded by the coding sequence ATGATTTATTTTGTCATAATTGCATTTATTGTCACCTTGTTTCTGAAGCGAAATCCTTTTTCGTTCATACGAAATATTTCATTTGAATGGCCTCTTCTTATTGTATTAAGTTTTGCCATACAGATATTTTTAAGCTTTTATTCTTCAGCAACAAGGGACAAATTGGAATGGATTTTTATATTAACATTTATCGGAGTCATCATCGGGCTTTGGAAAAACAGGCACTACTCCGGAGTGAAATGGATTTTAGCGGGTGCTGTCTTGAATCTGGCGGCGCTTGTTCTACATGGCGGAGTGATGCCGGTTGATGCACATGCGCTGCAAATGACCGGACAGGAAAATGCCGTCTTTGAAACCGATGCCCGCCACACCTTGATGGAGAATTCTCTATTTTGGATAGTCGGAGACTGGATCCCAGTCATACGCTATGTTATGAGTCCGGGTGACATTTTTGTAGGCATTGGAATTTTCTTGATGATTGTATGTAATTCTGGACCTGGAGTAAAGTATGGTGAAGCAGCATGA
- a CDS encoding PP2C family protein-serine/threonine phosphatase → MSIERNAVKIGMIETPRLSDELKEAAAVQDVLLQHDAPLCKVLECKGLSIPAHYLGGDYYGFVYEEEKQKYWVFAGDVMGKGIPAFAKMAMLRTAIRTLTPQCETPSELLGKVNKTLHEDLKLLKSFATLFCGMYDLSTHTFTYASAGHPSAILKRTSLPSELLTAKGIAIGFLPERIYAEHEVSLEPGDYIVVYTDGILEAMNHNREQFGRDKVIELINGHNSWADLIPSIAETVLEYTDNEQNDDITMVTLKRIL, encoded by the coding sequence ATGTCCATTGAACGAAATGCAGTGAAAATCGGCATGATTGAAACACCGCGTTTAAGTGATGAGTTAAAAGAAGCAGCGGCTGTCCAGGATGTGCTACTTCAACACGATGCCCCCTTATGCAAGGTGCTCGAATGCAAAGGCCTCTCGATTCCGGCTCATTATCTGGGTGGCGACTACTATGGTTTCGTCTATGAGGAAGAGAAGCAGAAGTATTGGGTTTTTGCTGGCGACGTCATGGGGAAAGGAATCCCGGCCTTTGCGAAGATGGCCATGCTCCGGACGGCCATCAGGACCTTGACACCGCAATGCGAAACGCCGTCGGAACTTCTCGGAAAAGTAAACAAAACCCTTCATGAGGATTTGAAGCTATTGAAGTCTTTTGCCACATTGTTCTGCGGGATGTACGATTTATCCACTCATACCTTTACTTACGCATCTGCAGGACATCCGAGTGCGATATTGAAGCGGACCAGTCTGCCAAGCGAACTTTTGACAGCAAAAGGGATTGCGATCGGCTTTCTTCCGGAGAGGATTTATGCGGAGCACGAAGTTTCCCTTGAACCAGGGGATTATATCGTTGTATATACGGATGGCATTTTAGAAGCAATGAATCACAACCGCGAGCAGTTTGGACGGGATAAAGTCATTGAATTGATCAACGGGCACAATTCTTGGGCAGACTTGATCCCTTCCATTGCAGAAACCGTCCTTGAGTATACAGATAACGAACAGAATGATGATATCACAATGGTGACTTTGAAGCGGATTTTGTAG
- a CDS encoding HD domain-containing phosphohydrolase, which translates to MNTANFYMKSLFSMGIIILLYALTQLHTQKFTIFIIMLLIITILEVFPVNLPSGDEYSAGSIGFLFLLIYFGFAYASIAIALGLLAYGIKRSGTFKVPIFKLFVNIGMYTFSMLAAYVVWKLTSSWNLLLAVGLTGFVYEFVNIILLDGIMKSVAGREMFTNFKQKLAELIVPIFVYVIVTPKLYSSKSTFELFDNVIYTLLFLLVIIFFSREYTKQLSLRHSSSKAFIQLLEGRIAPAIAGHGNRVGVICEVLLDDFGYPKRKRPDLIQAAIIHDIGKALLPEAIFRKRGDFTLSEEMEFRTHPEKAVEIVKTMFPKERFSDWVLYHHERWDGKGFPKGLKKEEIPLESRIISLGTTVDKLMLRHTDPETILKLLKEMAGNRLDPRLVDKIEINHIRMIQAMNQYAAADVEAAPAAALEASQKDILKEDTYSSIGESYFIHFKNGKWESEKKDFPKDFAMELVQSAFDQRKPVHEICQYQDRVLDLHVTSNGVQSAVVFVHDITSHLGYRSRLEEKILESYMDVVRVLSDGKIILYSSKKELEEKLGELQDELAISSNTDVPKSRALIKGVLEARGTEMKSMKVQIAVSEVVTNILKHAAGGRFAVYENEDKLQVFVSDKGSGIPLHEIPKTILVSGYSSKRSLGQGFKMIASYSDQVHMYTSSEGTAILLEYSFSKTLEDSSDAS; encoded by the coding sequence ATGAACACAGCCAATTTTTATATGAAGTCATTGTTTTCGATGGGAATTATCATTTTACTGTATGCTCTTACTCAATTGCATACACAGAAATTCACCATTTTCATCATTATGCTTTTGATCATAACGATTTTGGAAGTGTTTCCCGTTAATTTACCAAGTGGAGATGAATATTCAGCAGGAAGCATAGGCTTTCTGTTTCTTTTAATATATTTTGGCTTTGCTTATGCCTCTATCGCCATAGCATTGGGTTTATTGGCGTACGGCATAAAACGAAGCGGAACGTTTAAAGTTCCCATTTTTAAACTTTTTGTCAATATCGGGATGTATACATTCTCGATGCTCGCAGCCTATGTGGTCTGGAAGCTGACAAGCTCATGGAATTTACTGCTGGCGGTTGGGCTGACTGGTTTTGTATATGAATTCGTCAATATCATTCTCTTGGACGGCATCATGAAATCCGTTGCAGGAAGAGAGATGTTTACGAATTTTAAGCAGAAGCTGGCAGAACTGATCGTACCGATTTTTGTTTACGTCATTGTCACCCCAAAGCTGTATTCATCAAAATCGACTTTTGAGTTGTTTGACAATGTCATTTACACTCTTTTATTTCTGCTCGTGATTATCTTTTTTTCGAGGGAATATACGAAGCAGCTTTCCCTCAGGCATTCCTCTTCAAAAGCATTCATTCAGCTGCTTGAAGGGAGGATAGCTCCTGCCATTGCCGGGCACGGAAACCGGGTTGGGGTGATCTGCGAGGTGCTGCTCGATGACTTCGGCTACCCCAAGCGGAAGCGTCCAGATTTAATCCAGGCGGCCATCATCCATGACATCGGAAAAGCACTTTTACCTGAAGCCATCTTTCGAAAGCGCGGGGATTTCACATTATCCGAAGAAATGGAGTTCAGGACGCACCCTGAGAAGGCAGTGGAAATTGTCAAGACGATGTTCCCTAAAGAGCGGTTTTCGGATTGGGTTCTTTACCATCATGAAAGATGGGATGGGAAAGGATTTCCAAAAGGACTGAAGAAAGAAGAGATTCCATTAGAGTCGCGGATCATTTCTTTAGGGACTACCGTGGATAAACTGATGCTGCGGCACACAGATCCTGAAACGATTCTGAAGCTGTTGAAGGAGATGGCAGGGAATAGGCTGGATCCGAGGTTAGTGGATAAAATCGAAATCAACCACATCCGAATGATTCAGGCAATGAACCAATACGCCGCTGCTGATGTGGAGGCAGCTCCTGCGGCTGCTTTAGAGGCGTCCCAAAAGGATATCCTGAAAGAGGATACGTATTCTAGTATAGGAGAATCCTATTTTATTCATTTTAAAAACGGGAAATGGGAGTCTGAGAAAAAGGATTTCCCGAAAGATTTCGCCATGGAGCTTGTACAGTCGGCTTTTGACCAGCGAAAGCCAGTTCACGAAATATGCCAGTATCAGGACAGGGTATTGGACCTTCACGTCACTTCTAATGGTGTTCAGTCAGCCGTGGTTTTTGTCCATGATATTACGTCCCATCTGGGCTACCGAAGCCGGTTGGAAGAAAAAATCCTGGAATCCTATATGGATGTGGTCCGGGTTTTATCGGATGGAAAAATTATTTTATATTCTTCTAAGAAAGAGTTAGAAGAAAAGCTGGGTGAATTACAAGATGAGTTGGCAATCAGCAGCAACACGGATGTTCCAAAAAGCCGTGCCTTGATTAAAGGGGTATTGGAAGCCCGGGGAACCGAAATGAAATCAATGAAAGTTCAAATCGCTGTTTCCGAAGTGGTCACAAACATATTGAAGCATGCCGCAGGTGGAAGGTTTGCTGTCTATGAAAATGAAGACAAGCTTCAGGTTTTTGTTTCAGATAAAGGATCAGGCATCCCGCTCCATGAAATCCCGAAGACGATACTGGTATCAGGCTATTCAAGCAAACGCTCGCTGGGGCAGGGCTTCAAGATGATTGCGAGCTATTCCGATCAGGTTCATATGTACACCTCTTCTGAAGGAACAGCGATTTTGCTGGAATATAGCTTTTCT